A genomic window from Treponema maltophilum ATCC 51939 includes:
- a CDS encoding glycoside hydrolase family 3 protein — protein MKKTTLREKIGQMFVCGFPGTSMNGEFIELVKKYKVGNVILFKHNIESLAQMKTLCTDIQKLIQSETGFPAFITIDQEGGAVSRLAEDELNVPGAMALAATGDEKNAYTAGLLTAEILRGCGVNFDLAPVLDVNSNPNNPVIGVRSYGDNPDIVARFGIQMIRGLAEGGVLSSAKHFPGHGDTSVDSHLTLPTVRKTRAELDKVELIPFAKAVHSPLSAVTISHIVFPAIDKDVPATMSKKIVTDLLKKELGFSGLVISDCMEMKAVQKFFGTPQSCVGAINAGIELIFISHTVSTARDSLDEVFKECENGRIKAEVIDGALSKILALKEKLPRADSLSGDRLNEIKKTIADLRKKTITAYPSAAVRFPDFGENPFFVGPQPFIITNVSNDVDASISFASHMQKEFGGTAVDTSIDPGDAEIAKIRAQAENASAIAAATYNGHVKRGQLKLVRALAELGKPMLVTALRNPYDLGCLSENLLQRGVCGIAAYEYSNSVLSCITDILKRGEKCEGRLGLTIPAIDMTE, from the coding sequence GTGAAAAAAACGACGCTGCGCGAAAAGATCGGGCAAATGTTTGTCTGCGGCTTTCCCGGCACAAGCATGAACGGCGAGTTTATCGAACTGGTAAAAAAATACAAGGTCGGAAACGTTATTTTATTTAAACACAATATCGAAAGTCTTGCGCAAATGAAAACGCTGTGCACCGACATTCAAAAGCTGATTCAAAGCGAAACCGGTTTTCCCGCTTTTATTACGATCGATCAGGAAGGCGGGGCGGTGTCGCGTTTGGCCGAAGACGAGCTGAACGTGCCCGGCGCTATGGCTCTGGCCGCAACGGGCGATGAAAAAAACGCCTATACGGCGGGGCTTTTAACCGCCGAAATCTTACGCGGCTGCGGAGTGAATTTCGACTTGGCGCCCGTTTTGGACGTTAATTCAAACCCGAACAATCCGGTTATCGGCGTGCGCAGCTACGGCGACAATCCCGATATCGTTGCGCGTTTCGGCATTCAAATGATACGCGGCTTGGCCGAAGGCGGCGTATTGAGTTCGGCAAAGCATTTTCCCGGCCACGGCGACACTTCGGTCGATTCGCACCTGACGCTTCCGACCGTCCGTAAAACGCGCGCGGAACTCGACAAGGTCGAACTTATACCCTTTGCAAAGGCAGTGCATTCGCCTTTGAGCGCGGTTACGATTTCCCACATCGTGTTTCCGGCAATCGATAAAGACGTACCTGCGACGATGTCGAAAAAAATCGTTACCGATTTACTCAAAAAAGAGCTCGGTTTTTCCGGCTTGGTTATAAGCGACTGTATGGAAATGAAAGCGGTACAAAAATTCTTCGGAACGCCGCAAAGCTGCGTAGGCGCAATCAATGCCGGAATCGAATTGATCTTTATTTCGCATACCGTTTCAACCGCCCGCGATTCTTTGGACGAAGTTTTTAAAGAATGCGAAAACGGCCGCATAAAAGCCGAAGTTATAGACGGTGCGCTTTCAAAGATACTTGCTTTAAAAGAAAAACTTCCGCGTGCAGACTCTTTGAGCGGCGATCGCTTGAACGAAATAAAAAAAACAATCGCCGATTTGCGAAAAAAAACGATCACCGCGTACCCGTCGGCTGCGGTGCGCTTTCCCGATTTCGGGGAAAATCCGTTTTTTGTCGGCCCGCAGCCTTTTATTATTACAAACGTGTCGAACGATGTGGATGCGTCGATAAGCTTTGCTTCCCATATGCAAAAAGAATTCGGGGGTACCGCGGTCGACACTTCAATCGATCCGGGCGATGCGGAAATCGCAAAAATCCGCGCACAAGCCGAAAATGCGAGTGCGATTGCCGCGGCAACGTATAACGGTCATGTCAAACGCGGTCAGCTTAAATTAGTCCGCGCGCTCGCCGAATTAGGTAAACCCATGCTCGTCACCGCACTGCGCAACCCCTACGATTTGGGCTGCCTTTCGGAAAATCTTTTGCAAAGAGGCGTATGTGGTATCGCC